Sequence from the Paenibacillus riograndensis SBR5 genome:
TGTAGATGGTTGTTCCAGTTTCAGAGCGCGGAACAATACAGCCGCTACTTCTTGAACTGTTACTTTACCGTTGTAGTTGAAGATACCTTTAACAGTATCTTGACCTTGCATATAACCAGCTGCAGTTACAGCTTCGATGTAAGGTACTGCCCAGTTGCTGGCTGTGTAACCTTTGTCTTTGTAAGACAATTTGCCGGTTACTTCAGTAAGACCGAACAATTTAGTAACGATCTTAGCGAATTCAGCGCGAGTCAGATCTTTTTCAAGATGTGCTTGACCGTCTGGGTAGCCGTTAAGGATACCTTTTGCTGCCAAAGCATCAAATTTTGCTTGTGGAGTTGTTGCAGTTTCACCAAACGCTACAGAGGCAAACATCGAGAATGCCATTGCTGTAGATAATGCTACGGATAAAATTTTCTTCATAACCTTTTTTTCTCCTCCTTGGACGTTCATGAACTGAGATTCTTCTTTAGTTGGGTAGCTCATGTCACTCATTAGCCGATGCACCCCCTTTCCCGAGTTGAGCATATTAAGTATAAATAATGTCTGTGACGGGTATCACAGAAACTTGTAAGCAGCTTCAAGGCATAGCAATACTAGATTCCTAATTCTACCTAAGTATTATACAATGTGCCTCAAGTCACGTAAAGCTAATTTTTCCATTTGGCGTTGTTATTCAATATCATGGTGATTAACAATGCCTTATGCAAGTGACTCTACATCTTAAACGCAGGAGTTTCTAGAAAGTTGCGCTTTGTTCAAAAAAAAATTTAAAATTATATTGCGACTGACCCCGTCCCAATTAGAAGAGACAATATGTATGTTCTACTAACTATTGTTAATGATGGGTGGCTACGGGAAACAGTATAGCATACAGACTTTCCAAACGTCATTAAGCAATATTTGTTAAGTAAATAAACATAATCATCCATTTTCAAACCATCTTACCTAATAGTTCTTCAGGACAAAACAAAAGGCGCCGTTTCCGGCGCCTTTATCTAAAGTCTAACGTATCTTCATGGATAGTTGAATCAGCTCCTGGCGTTTCTCAGGACTTGAATTGACATTCTCGTACATGGCATCTATTGCACCGCGGTTCTCCCGGTAGGTCTTCTCATGTTTGATCGTGGTATGCGACCATTCAATTAAAGCATTCTCTGCAGTTACAAGATCATTGTATGCATCATGGAACCCGGTAACCTGTACAAGCTCTTCCATAACCTCCTGCGTGATCTCCTGAAGTGCCCGTTTTGCAGCGATCTCCTTCTCCATTACCTTAGCTCTATTCTCAAACGAATTCTTTGCTTTCATGTAATCCAGCTGTGCTTTTGATAAAATCGGTTTCATCGATGGCTTTCACCTTTCAGAAAATATTATTTTCTAAGTTATTGTAACGTAAAATGGTGCAGATTACAAAGTTTATGTCGAAGACTTTGTAAATTAATTACAAACAACAGGCCCGCGTATAGCTTTCGCGGACCTGTTGCTCTTTTGATTAGCTTAATTAAAGGTTTTTGGGAAAATGCTTGTACTCTTCTTCAATAGGGCTACAGAAATCTTTCCGGCTTCCGCTCTAGTCATTTTACCCTTTGGATTAAAATTATATACCGGTTTGGTTTGACCTGTAATGGTTACTGCGCTGCCCTCCATGATTTTGGCTTTGGACACCGCGTCAATCGCTGGTTTCGAATAGAAATCCATGCTTCCCGTATCCACAAATGATTTGGCGAGGGTAGCCTGCAGCTTGGCATCATTAGTAGCCATTTTCAGCTTCAAGGCTCTGGCAATCATGACAGCACCCTGCTCTCTTGTGAGCGGCTGGTCCGGACCGAAGAACCCATCACTTAAGCCGGTGACAATCCCAGCTCTAGCCGCAGTCTCGATATGTTTGAAATCCCATGTCGTAGACACCGCCTCAGGCACGATATCAAAGAAGGTCTGCTGATTATTATTATAGTTCAGAGGAATATTCAGCCCTTTTACCAGCAAAGTGGCGAATTCACCGCGTGTCGTTGTATCATCCGCTCCGAATTGGTCAAATCTCAGATTTTCCATAATACCTTTGGAGTACAGTCCGTTAAGAATGTTTCTTGCCCATGGGTGGTTAGTGATATCCGTGTATCCACGACGCAGCTTCATTACTGTATAATACCCAAACTGATCAAAAGGTACTGAGATCGTATGTTTCTTCGTATCCACCTCACCGCCAATGTTCTCCCACTGTCCCGAATCGGTATAACGGAACACTGTGATTGTCGACCCCACTTCATCCACAATGCTTGAATTAAAAGTCAATGTGAGTTTTCCCCGCTGGGAAGGAACAATTTTTCGTTCGGCTTCAATTTGCGTAAAGTTTCCTTCTATTGAGTAAGGAGCAATACCATTAGTGGCTGGTTTATAAAGAGCACTGCCTTGCGTTCCCTTTTCACCAAGTCCGCCGCTAAGCCAATAAATATCCGAAACGCGGGAGAAATTATTGGTTTCTACTGTCGAGTTAAACCGCAACACTAAATCAGAAGGAATCAGCAGTGTACCGAGGCCGCCAGGTGTACGGGCATCAGCATCCACATTAATTGTATTGCCATAATCATTTTTACGTTCGACGACCCCATCTACAGGATCTGCAATACCGAACAGCAGCTTGGTGTCAGGATAGTACTTCGCTGCACCTGAGGTAGTAAAGCCCTTCATCAATGTCCCTTTCGGGAACGTGAGCTCAAGCCCTTTGTTAAACACACTATATTTAGCAGCAACTTTCTCAGCCATAAATTGCGTGTCTATTTGAACAGCACTTGCATAATAAACAGTGACAGTATCATTTAAGGTTGAATTCCCCCGCACAATTTTAATTTTGATTGAAGTAGCTTTATCCGGTTTTAGTCCTACATAATCCAACGTGAACCGGTTCGGCAAGTCAGTGCGTTTCACAGCATCAAATTTGTCGATTACTACCTTCGTGGCACCTTCAGCCTCAATATCAAAACGGACAAAATTCTTATTGACAACGATTTGTTTCCCTACAGTGGCAACTGGCGATAAGATCCGGTATGGAGAAACTTCACGTACTACTTCCATGCGCTGATTCGTGCGTGCGCCAGTTTCATTGATCAGCTCCAGATTATAAACAATACTGCCTGCCGTTTCAGCCGGAATATCCAAGATCCGCAGGATAAAATCTTTGCTGCCGCCTACAAAATCATAGTAGTAAGTCTTTCCTTTGTAGTCAAAGGCTTCCGGCCCCTTTTTATTTGAAGTATCACCCAGTACTTTGTTATCTAATGAAAGAAACAGCTCTGATCCCTGATACAGATTAAGCTTGTTTGCTGCTCCGCCTCTAAGAACCAAGTCATAGCTGGTCTGACTTGTAAAAAACTTGTCATCCTTGAACGTGAATTCTGCAGTTAATCCAAGGATATCATTAAGCTCTTTGTCGGTGTAAGCCTTAATGTCTGTGTGCGAGAGCGCAGCTCTGCCTTTGGACAGCTTGGGATGGAATTGTGACAGGTTGGAGACATTGGTATCTACAATATAGAATTTCAGTTCTTTGCGTATTTCTCTTTTGTTGCCTACATTGTCCATGGAGGTTCCTGTGAATACAAGTTTGTTTTCTCCGTATACCAGTGGCCCTGAGGCTGATATGGTTAAATCAAAGGAGAAAGTCGATTTATTCATCGGATTAAAATCAAGATTGCTAACCTCTGTCGATTTCAGCTTATCGTTTGAAATACCGTTGACAAAAAATTGTGCGTTGCTGATGTTCTCAAATCCGATATATTCACCTGAGACTTTCAAAATATTAGAACTGTTAGCCGAGCTAAACGTATAAGTCTGGCCATCATTTAAGTTGGCAACGTAAATGTAGTTCTTGGAGACATAGGCGATGTCTGCATTGTAGAAGGATTGCGATCCTGAATATTGAA
This genomic interval carries:
- a CDS encoding S-layer homology domain-containing protein, with product MLRFKRPFVWLLLAALIVSMFPGKYTPQASAATATTTYFSPDDLTLRNTAALNMDVANSITRSTVYKTSAPNFSISGTYAQVTASTMKVTVQQMTQSGDKWVTDDTHSTTGAVTTDTTNPDNRFVASGLTLFTGFNKITFSGMQGTLQRSESFYVLYDKVPYVTSLQVLGGGPAAINLNEGTKVVVPNQQITLQGNVTNATKVSVSLNGGSPMQTSLLEDGTFFTPSLTLKSGENTLDIVVQNAADSISIKRSVYYFDTNKPFTDLKIVHNNIAYNILDNVPTLTATDTNATIIGQVLLPYNASTKSFYEDHEVKINDTVVSVDVLQSYTVAADGTVSTVPGTTPQNETVIPAPDGVTPQYRLIAFKTTAPFTLTAGSSSVTVGIKYGTYSTSVKENYKYLSGENVITEMYYLSGYNGEAIASTGLSKLALNGAQVEKSDFYILVKSSAKPDATKTLLASYLPLGASLTLEKQTNVTGLSDNEVIYKVVGFSNGQQKVKFQYSGSQSFYNADIAYVSKNYIYVANLNDGQTYTFSSANSSNILKVSGEYIGFENISNAQFFVNGISNDKLKSTEVSNLDFNPMNKSTFSFDLTISASGPLVYGENKLVFTGTSMDNVGNKREIRKELKFYIVDTNVSNLSQFHPKLSKGRAALSHTDIKAYTDKELNDILGLTAEFTFKDDKFFTSQTSYDLVLRGGAANKLNLYQGSELFLSLDNKVLGDTSNKKGPEAFDYKGKTYYYDFVGGSKDFILRILDIPAETAGSIVYNLELINETGARTNQRMEVVREVSPYRILSPVATVGKQIVVNKNFVRFDIEAEGATKVVIDKFDAVKRTDLPNRFTLDYVGLKPDKATSIKIKIVRGNSTLNDTVTVYYASAVQIDTQFMAEKVAAKYSVFNKGLELTFPKGTLMKGFTTSGAAKYYPDTKLLFGIADPVDGVVERKNDYGNTINVDADARTPGGLGTLLIPSDLVLRFNSTVETNNFSRVSDIYWLSGGLGEKGTQGSALYKPATNGIAPYSIEGNFTQIEAERKIVPSQRGKLTLTFNSSIVDEVGSTITVFRYTDSGQWENIGGEVDTKKHTISVPFDQFGYYTVMKLRRGYTDITNHPWARNILNGLYSKGIMENLRFDQFGADDTTTRGEFATLLVKGLNIPLNYNNNQQTFFDIVPEAVSTTWDFKHIETAARAGIVTGLSDGFFGPDQPLTREQGAVMIARALKLKMATNDAKLQATLAKSFVDTGSMDFYSKPAIDAVSKAKIMEGSAVTITGQTKPVYNFNPKGKMTRAEAGKISVALLKKSTSIFPKTFN